A genomic stretch from Candidatus Thermoplasmatota archaeon includes:
- a CDS encoding glycosyltransferase family 4 protein — protein sequence MRVVHVAARFPPAEGGGERHVARLTSELAKLGNDVTVVTTKMRTEVPQVLDPRLPDEESVEGVRVVRVPIRSTGIPAWGYGFEIPNLRALVDRFVPDVVHLHGYGYKSWDALVRDRAGARWKVALTSHGFVEGRGAFRPLKGLYNLLKGPGTVGALDAAIALTPTDAATFTELGARRVEVIPNGVEYERFAHAKPDQDLLAKLRVDVGRYVLNVSRIEKVKGQDLLLEAFARAASPESGIDLVLAGEGTASDEVRDLARSLGVDDRVRFAGRLLDPQVASLVKTARVFAHTPREEPFGIVYLEAMAAEVPTLGTNVGGVPFATGGAALLVAPSPPAIAEGLHDLLTDEPHRARLIGRGRHHAKAQTWTSNAARVHALYKELVAAG from the coding sequence ATGCGCGTCGTGCACGTCGCCGCCCGATTTCCGCCCGCCGAAGGGGGCGGCGAGCGCCACGTTGCGCGGCTCACAAGCGAGCTTGCGAAGCTTGGCAACGACGTGACGGTCGTCACGACGAAGATGCGGACCGAGGTCCCGCAGGTCCTCGACCCTCGCCTGCCCGACGAGGAATCGGTGGAGGGCGTGCGCGTCGTGCGCGTGCCCATCCGGTCCACGGGAATCCCCGCGTGGGGGTACGGCTTCGAGATCCCGAACCTGCGCGCCCTCGTCGATCGCTTCGTACCCGACGTCGTGCATCTCCATGGCTATGGATACAAATCGTGGGATGCGCTCGTCCGCGATCGCGCCGGCGCGCGATGGAAGGTTGCGCTCACGTCCCACGGGTTCGTGGAGGGTCGGGGGGCGTTTCGCCCGCTCAAAGGACTGTACAACCTCCTCAAAGGACCCGGCACCGTCGGAGCCCTCGACGCGGCCATTGCGCTCACCCCCACGGACGCCGCCACGTTCACCGAGCTTGGCGCTCGCCGCGTCGAGGTGATTCCAAACGGGGTCGAATACGAGCGCTTCGCGCACGCCAAACCGGACCAGGACCTTCTTGCGAAGCTCCGGGTCGACGTCGGACGTTACGTGCTCAACGTGAGTCGGATCGAGAAGGTGAAAGGTCAGGACCTGCTGCTCGAGGCTTTCGCGCGCGCGGCAAGCCCGGAGTCGGGCATCGACCTCGTGCTCGCCGGCGAGGGGACCGCCTCCGACGAGGTACGGGACCTGGCGCGCTCGCTGGGCGTGGACGACCGCGTGCGGTTCGCCGGGCGCCTCTTGGATCCCCAGGTCGCAAGCCTCGTCAAGACGGCGCGCGTCTTCGCGCACACGCCGCGCGAGGAGCCCTTTGGCATCGTGTACCTCGAGGCCATGGCGGCCGAGGTGCCCACGCTTGGCACAAACGTCGGGGGCGTGCCGTTTGCGACGGGCGGCGCGGCGCTTCTCGTGGCGCCCTCGCCACCTGCCATCGCGGAGGGGCTGCACGATCTCCTGACGGACGAGCCGCACCGGGCGCGCCTGATCGGCCGCGGCCGGCACCACGCCAAGGCGCAGACGTGGACCTCCAACGCCGCTCGCGTTCACGCGCTCTACAAGGAGCTGGTCGCGGCTGGTTGA
- a CDS encoding glycosyltransferase family 2 protein, which produces MTVREPSVSLLVLCRNEGRNLLNNRDRLLELLDRAAKEGHPAEAILQGDGSTDETPAVIADFAASDPRVRGFAEPARKGKGGALSAAAASARGRYLVMLDADVPLDTSTLARILKELDGGTQVVLPSRRHPRSQVERIPVTRRLPSKLFNVVVNLLLGLSIADTQCGVKGFPRDVFDLVRPRRFLGYEMDLEMLARARRAGLRLREIPIGYRHGRDSGFSVLRDGPRMLAAVWRIRRAMQAGEFDPPAGASSRRDAPKG; this is translated from the coding sequence ATGACGGTTCGGGAGCCTTCCGTCTCGCTGCTGGTGCTGTGCCGCAACGAGGGCCGCAACCTGCTCAACAACCGCGACCGGCTGCTCGAGCTTCTGGACCGCGCGGCCAAGGAAGGTCACCCCGCGGAAGCGATCCTTCAGGGCGACGGCTCGACGGACGAGACGCCCGCGGTGATCGCGGACTTTGCCGCCTCCGACCCCCGCGTGCGCGGCTTTGCCGAGCCCGCGCGCAAGGGCAAGGGAGGGGCCTTGTCCGCCGCGGCGGCAAGCGCGCGCGGACGGTACCTCGTCATGCTGGACGCAGACGTTCCCCTCGACACCTCCACGCTCGCCCGGATCCTGAAGGAGCTCGACGGGGGGACCCAGGTCGTCCTTCCCTCGCGGCGGCATCCGCGAAGCCAGGTGGAGCGGATTCCGGTCACCCGGCGCCTTCCGAGCAAGCTGTTCAACGTCGTCGTGAATCTCCTCCTCGGGCTCTCCATCGCCGACACGCAGTGCGGCGTCAAGGGATTTCCGCGCGACGTTTTCGACCTCGTGCGTCCCCGACGGTTCCTCGGCTACGAGATGGACCTCGAGATGCTGGCTCGGGCCCGCCGCGCGGGTCTCCGGCTGCGCGAGATCCCCATCGGCTACCGGCACGGACGCGACTCGGGCTTCTCGGTCCTTCGGGACGGGCCGCGGATGCTTGCCGCCGTGTGGCGCATCCGCCGTGCCATGCAGGCGGGCGAGTTCGACCCGCCCGCCGGCGCTTCCTCGCGCCGCGACGCCCCGAAGGGTTGA
- a CDS encoding GDP-mannose 4,6-dehydratase: MRALVTGGTGFVGSHLCRRLAEEGYEVHATSASSKPSPDPRVAVHPLEILDAGAVETLVGRIAPERIYHLAGQSSPRLWAQDPSRMMQVNVVGTVHVLDAVRRTGVAARVLVAGSSAQYGEAPASEMPLREDRPQTPVRAYGVSKVAADLLAYAAWRTDRIETVRARVFNANGPGGAWQVFSEFARRIAALEREGGGELAVGNLDARRDFSDVRDAARALFLAMEKGRPGEAYNVCTGRATRVGDVLDLLCKEARVPIAARKDPSLLRAADESVIVGDPGKLARDAGYAPRIPLAQTALDTLEYERTRTP, from the coding sequence ATGCGGGCGCTCGTGACGGGCGGCACGGGTTTCGTCGGGAGCCACCTGTGCCGCCGCCTCGCCGAAGAGGGCTACGAGGTCCACGCGACCTCGGCGTCGAGCAAGCCCTCCCCCGATCCGCGCGTCGCGGTCCATCCGTTGGAGATCCTCGACGCCGGCGCCGTGGAGACGCTCGTCGGCCGCATCGCGCCCGAACGCATCTACCACCTGGCGGGACAATCGAGCCCCCGGCTTTGGGCGCAGGATCCATCGCGCATGATGCAGGTGAACGTCGTGGGAACCGTCCACGTGCTCGACGCGGTGCGCCGGACGGGCGTTGCCGCCCGCGTCCTCGTCGCGGGATCGAGCGCACAGTACGGCGAGGCGCCGGCGTCGGAGATGCCGCTTCGCGAGGACCGGCCGCAGACGCCCGTGCGGGCGTACGGCGTCTCGAAGGTCGCCGCGGACCTCCTGGCCTACGCGGCCTGGCGCACGGACCGCATCGAGACCGTGCGCGCGCGCGTGTTCAACGCCAACGGCCCCGGCGGCGCCTGGCAGGTCTTCTCGGAGTTCGCCCGGAGGATCGCGGCCCTGGAGCGCGAGGGAGGGGGCGAGCTTGCCGTGGGCAACCTCGACGCGCGGCGCGACTTCTCGGACGTGCGCGACGCGGCGCGGGCGCTCTTCCTGGCGATGGAGAAGGGCCGCCCGGGCGAGGCGTACAACGTGTGCACGGGCCGCGCGACCCGCGTGGGCGACGTGCTGGACCTTCTCTGCAAGGAAGCCCGCGTTCCCATCGCCGCGCGCAAGGACCCGTCGCTCCTGCGCGCGGCCGACGAGTCGGTGATCGTGGGCGATCCAGGCAAGCTTGCGCGAGACGCGGGGTACGCGCCCCGCATCCCGCTTGCGCAGACCGCGCTGGACACCCTCGAGTACGAGCGGACGCGGACGCCATGA